The following proteins come from a genomic window of Candidatus Paceibacterota bacterium:
- a CDS encoding CorA family divalent cation transporter, producing MINIYTYKKLKWIDLESPTKDEIRSIMEEYRIHPLIADELINPSLKQKVDLYKDFIYLILHFPALKHSHQKTAGANQEIDFVIGKDVIITSHYDTVDPLHEFAKIFEVNSILDKSHIGDHAGFIFYHMMKSIYRASTNELEAIEDSLKEIETQIFAGEERAMVFALSKISRNLLNFKTTISLHNDILQSFEAAGKIFFAGEFEHYLQAISSEYFKVDKIIKSHIEALAELRETNNSLLSTKQNEIMTTLTVMAFIILPLSFISSLYSMNTSFWPFVGVKNDFWIISGTMAIIGIIIFLAFKRKRWL from the coding sequence ATGATTAATATCTACACCTACAAAAAACTCAAATGGATTGACTTGGAGTCTCCGACCAAGGATGAAATTCGTTCGATTATGGAAGAGTACCGGATTCACCCCCTAATCGCCGATGAATTGATCAATCCCAGCCTCAAGCAAAAGGTTGATCTCTATAAGGATTTCATTTATCTAATTCTCCACTTCCCCGCCCTGAAGCACAGTCACCAGAAAACTGCCGGCGCCAACCAGGAAATTGATTTCGTCATCGGCAAAGATGTCATTATCACCTCGCACTACGACACAGTCGACCCTCTCCATGAATTTGCAAAAATTTTCGAGGTCAACAGCATTCTCGACAAAAGTCATATTGGCGACCATGCCGGCTTCATTTTCTATCACATGATGAAAAGCATCTATCGCGCCAGCACCAATGAGTTGGAGGCGATTGAAGACTCGCTCAAAGAAATCGAGACCCAGATTTTTGCCGGCGAAGAGCGCGCCATGGTTTTCGCTCTTTCCAAAATCAGCCGAAATTTGCTGAATTTCAAAACCACGATTTCACTCCATAACGACATTCTTCAATCCTTCGAAGCAGCCGGTAAAATATTTTTCGCTGGCGAATTTGAGCACTATCTTCAAGCAATCAGCAGTGAATATTTCAAAGTCGACAAGATTATCAAAAGCCACATCGAGGCTTTGGCCGAATTGCGCGAGACGAACAATTCCCTTCTTTCTACAAAGCAAAATGAAATTATGACAACCCTCACGGTCATGGCCTTCATCATCTTGCCTTTATCGTTCATTTCTTCGCTCTACAGCATGAACACCTCCTTTTGGCCCTTCGTTGGCGTGAAAAATGACTTCTGGATTATCTCCGGCACGATGGCAATAATCGGCATAATTATTTTCCTGGCCTTCAAGCGGAAACGCTGGCTGTAG
- a CDS encoding GatB/YqeY domain-containing protein: MSLQNDIRSQVKDAMLKREAVRLGVLRGLLAAFTNELVAKGKKPDQELADEDVLTVIKRSVKQRKDSIEQFKAGNRDDLAESEAAELKILETFLPQMMSEADITKVAEAKKKELGVTDNSKLGVLVGAVMKELKGQADGATVKKVVESLF, from the coding sequence ATGTCTCTACAAAACGATATTCGAAGCCAAGTCAAAGACGCTATGCTCAAACGCGAGGCGGTGCGTTTAGGAGTCTTGCGTGGCCTCCTGGCCGCTTTCACCAACGAATTGGTCGCCAAAGGCAAAAAGCCGGACCAAGAGTTAGCCGATGAAGATGTCCTCACGGTAATCAAACGCTCGGTCAAGCAACGAAAGGATTCAATCGAGCAATTCAAAGCCGGCAACCGTGACGATTTGGCTGAAAGTGAAGCTGCCGAATTGAAAATTCTAGAAACCTTTCTCCCTCAAATGATGAGCGAAGCCGACATCACAAAAGTCGCCGAGGCCAAAAAAAAGGAACTAGGAGTGACCGATAATAGCAAACTCGGTGTCTTAGTCGGAGCCGTGATGAAAGAGCTTAAAGGCCAAGCTGACGGCGCCACCGTTAAAAAAGTAGTGGAATCCTTGTTTTAA
- a CDS encoding S41 family peptidase yields the protein MRNWQKIVVALVVIGALGISFASGVYLGRENQPAISQINSVINKEASASVEAVDFAPFWEAWKTIDDKFVPTGKAATTTSNQKRVWGAIQGLASSLGDPYTVFFPPDDAKIFESEINGNFSGVGMEVGIREGVLVVVSPLKGSPAERAGLKPGDKIIKIDNQLSSDFPVEKAVKLIRGKEGTVVKLTVLRNGDGGPKEFSITRETINIPTVDTEVRSTLSVDAQGNGTLANGVFVLRLYNFSVNSADLFRQSLREFALSGTNKLVLDLRGNPGGYLEAAVDMASWFLPVGKVVVSEDFGKKQEPLIYRSKGYNVFNDNLKMTILIDGGSASAAEILAGALKEHGVAKLVGEQTFGKGSVQELIKLTPDTSFKVTIARWLTPNGKSISENGLIPDVAVKPTEKDVKAGKDVQLDKAIELLNN from the coding sequence ATGCGAAACTGGCAAAAAATTGTTGTTGCTTTAGTTGTAATCGGGGCATTAGGGATTTCCTTTGCCTCCGGAGTTTACCTTGGACGGGAAAATCAGCCGGCAATTTCACAAATTAATTCAGTTATTAACAAAGAGGCTTCAGCTTCGGTGGAGGCTGTCGACTTCGCTCCTTTTTGGGAAGCCTGGAAAACTATCGATGATAAATTTGTGCCGACGGGTAAAGCGGCTACGACTACCAGCAATCAAAAGCGGGTTTGGGGTGCAATTCAGGGCTTGGCCTCCTCTTTGGGCGATCCTTATACGGTTTTTTTCCCGCCGGATGACGCGAAAATTTTCGAAAGCGAAATTAACGGTAATTTCTCTGGCGTTGGTATGGAAGTTGGAATTCGCGAGGGAGTCCTGGTGGTAGTTTCGCCACTTAAAGGTAGCCCTGCCGAGCGGGCCGGACTAAAACCGGGCGATAAAATCATTAAAATTGACAATCAACTATCATCGGATTTTCCGGTTGAGAAGGCAGTTAAACTTATTCGCGGTAAAGAAGGTACGGTCGTAAAGTTGACGGTTTTGAGAAATGGCGACGGCGGTCCCAAGGAGTTCTCAATTACTCGCGAGACCATCAACATCCCAACTGTCGATACCGAAGTCAGAAGTACTCTCTCGGTTGATGCGCAAGGCAACGGCACTCTCGCAAATGGCGTTTTTGTTCTGCGACTCTACAATTTTTCGGTTAATTCGGCCGATTTGTTCCGCCAATCACTTCGTGAGTTCGCCCTCTCCGGTACCAACAAACTGGTTCTTGATTTGCGTGGCAATCCCGGCGGCTACCTGGAGGCGGCGGTAGATATGGCGAGCTGGTTTTTACCGGTTGGTAAGGTGGTAGTAAGCGAAGATTTCGGCAAAAAGCAGGAACCGCTAATTTATCGCAGTAAAGGCTACAATGTCTTTAATGATAATCTGAAAATGACAATTTTGATTGATGGCGGTTCGGCTTCAGCCGCCGAGATTTTGGCGGGGGCGCTAAAAGAGCATGGAGTCGCCAAATTGGTGGGCGAGCAAACTTTTGGTAAGGGGTCAGTTCAGGAATTGATAAAATTGACTCCAGACACCTCGTTTAAGGTCACGATTGCCAGGTGGCTGACTCCAAACGGCAAATCAATTTCCGAAAATGGCTTGATACCGGATGTGGCGGTCAAGCCGACCGAGAAGGATGTGAAGGCCGGCAAGGATGTGCAGTTGGATAAAGCGATTGAATTATTAAACAATTAA
- a CDS encoding DNA recombination protein RmuC: MSDTLLIILTVLVAILIGAVIFLIMKFNSRAGANEEAETNGMKLLLQQVNELSRTVDAKIGEGTRQMNDSVKMQLSESRNVTGQFLKELSNIADKVARVEETGKNMVTFADQLQSLQDILKNPKQRGILGEYYLETLLKNVLPPGNYQMQYAFKNGEIVDAIVRVKDKIIPVDSKFSLENYNRLVEERNPAEKEKLEKIFVNDLKNRIVETSKYIRPGEGTMDFAFMFIPHEAIYYDLLINKIGALADDTENLIQRAAGKYKVIIVSPTSFLAYLQTVLQGLKAMQIEEQAKEIVKNVDGLMKHLKSYDEYHNKLGNALSTAVNQYNISGKEFKKIDKDILKITGVSAKIEPALLAKPESDELEG, translated from the coding sequence ATGTCAGACACACTTTTGATTATTCTTACGGTTTTGGTCGCGATCCTAATTGGCGCGGTTATTTTTTTAATTATGAAATTTAATAGCCGAGCGGGTGCGAATGAGGAGGCGGAAACTAATGGTATGAAGCTTTTGCTTCAGCAGGTCAACGAATTGTCTCGCACCGTCGATGCCAAGATTGGCGAGGGGACCAGGCAAATGAATGATTCTGTAAAGATGCAATTAAGTGAAAGCCGAAATGTGACAGGGCAATTTTTAAAGGAGCTTTCCAACATCGCCGACAAGGTGGCGAGAGTTGAGGAGACCGGCAAAAACATGGTGACTTTTGCTGACCAACTGCAGTCGCTTCAAGATATTTTGAAAAATCCAAAACAGCGGGGGATTTTGGGGGAGTACTATCTAGAAACCCTTTTGAAAAATGTTTTGCCTCCGGGGAATTATCAAATGCAGTATGCTTTTAAAAATGGCGAGATTGTCGATGCGATTGTGCGGGTAAAGGATAAAATTATTCCGGTTGACTCAAAGTTTTCCTTGGAAAACTACAACCGTTTAGTTGAAGAGAGAAATCCGGCGGAAAAGGAAAAACTGGAAAAAATTTTCGTCAATGATTTAAAAAATCGAATTGTTGAGACTTCGAAATATATCAGGCCGGGCGAGGGGACGATGGACTTTGCTTTTATGTTTATTCCGCACGAGGCGATTTACTATGATCTGTTAATCAATAAAATCGGCGCTTTAGCCGACGATACGGAAAACCTAATTCAACGGGCGGCGGGGAAGTACAAAGTGATAATTGTTTCGCCGACCTCGTTTTTGGCCTATCTGCAGACCGTTTTACAGGGCCTAAAAGCGATGCAAATCGAGGAGCAGGCCAAAGAGATTGTGAAGAATGTTGATGGCCTAATGAAGCATTTAAAGAGCTATGATGAGTACCACAATAAGCTTGGCAACGCTCTCTCCACGGCGGTAAATCAGTACAATATTTCCGGTAAGGAATTTAAAAAAATTGATAAAGACATCCTAAAAATTACCGGCGTTTCGGCCAAAATTGAGCCGGCGCTCCTAGCTAAGCCGGAGAGTGATGAACTGGAGGGGTAA
- a CDS encoding 2-isopropylmalate synthase: MKIKPGKYASFPVIVLPDRKWPSRVLTRAPIWASVDLRDGNQALPVPMNVAQKLAMFQLLVRLGFKEIEIGFPSASNTEYRFTRLLIEGGHIPDDVTIQVLVQAREDLIDATFKALVGAKRVIIHLYNSTSPAQRRVVFCKSKAEIKALAVYGAELIKNRLGLLVGTQVTLQYSPESFSATEVEFSKEIAEAVMDVWQPTPERKMILNLPSTVEVAMPNVYADQIEWMCTNIKWRESLIISLHTHNDRGTGIAATELGLLAGADRVEGTLFGNGERTGNLDIVVLALNLLMHGIDPGLDFSELGAIRQVCEQCTGMLVPPRQPFSGELVLTAFSGSHQDAIKKALAEREADGRIVWDVPYLPIDPQDIGRQYREVIRVNSQSGKGGVAYLLEKEFGILLPKEMQREFGPIANDQVDSLGREVTPTELREMFYKEYIALDYPWSLVKFKSTGDGECVCNAEILHDYKVEWVTGAGNGPISAFVQALLTQALADYFTVVSYHEHSLGVGESAEAIAYVQIENSKGWRCWGAGTDTNSENASIRAILSALNRLDLKIRKAQGLPSSE; encoded by the coding sequence ATGAAAATTAAACCTGGCAAGTACGCGTCTTTTCCTGTTATTGTCTTACCTGACCGCAAGTGGCCGTCCCGAGTTTTGACACGGGCGCCAATCTGGGCGAGTGTAGATCTGCGCGATGGCAATCAAGCTCTTCCGGTGCCGATGAATGTCGCCCAGAAACTGGCGATGTTTCAGTTACTCGTTAGGCTTGGTTTCAAAGAAATTGAAATCGGTTTTCCATCTGCTTCGAACACCGAGTATCGCTTCACGCGGCTTCTAATCGAAGGCGGACATATCCCCGATGATGTGACCATTCAGGTGTTGGTTCAGGCCCGCGAAGATTTGATTGACGCCACTTTCAAAGCGCTCGTTGGGGCCAAGCGGGTTATCATTCATCTGTATAACTCAACTTCTCCGGCGCAGCGCCGGGTTGTTTTCTGCAAGTCCAAGGCCGAAATCAAGGCGCTTGCTGTCTATGGCGCAGAACTGATAAAAAATCGGTTGGGGTTGCTTGTTGGGACCCAGGTGACGCTCCAGTATTCTCCTGAAAGTTTTTCAGCCACTGAAGTTGAATTCTCAAAAGAAATTGCTGAGGCGGTCATGGATGTTTGGCAGCCGACACCGGAGCGGAAGATGATTCTAAACCTACCGTCGACCGTCGAGGTTGCGATGCCGAATGTTTACGCCGACCAGATTGAGTGGATGTGCACAAATATTAAATGGCGCGAGTCTTTGATTATCAGTTTGCACACACATAATGATCGGGGTACGGGTATTGCCGCTACCGAGTTGGGATTGTTGGCAGGCGCCGACAGAGTCGAGGGTACGCTTTTCGGAAATGGCGAGCGGACGGGCAATTTGGACATTGTGGTCTTGGCCTTAAACCTCTTGATGCACGGCATCGACCCTGGTTTGGACTTCAGTGAACTTGGCGCGATTCGCCAGGTTTGCGAACAGTGTACGGGCATGCTTGTCCCGCCTCGTCAGCCATTTTCGGGTGAGCTGGTACTTACGGCTTTCAGTGGCTCTCATCAGGACGCCATCAAAAAGGCCCTGGCGGAGCGCGAAGCGGATGGTCGAATAGTTTGGGATGTTCCGTATTTACCGATTGATCCGCAAGATATCGGTCGGCAATATCGGGAAGTCATTCGGGTTAATAGTCAATCCGGCAAAGGCGGGGTTGCCTACCTCTTGGAAAAAGAATTCGGCATACTTTTGCCGAAGGAAATGCAGAGGGAGTTTGGACCCATCGCAAATGACCAAGTAGATTCTCTGGGGCGCGAAGTGACGCCGACCGAATTGAGAGAGATGTTTTATAAGGAATACATTGCACTCGATTATCCCTGGTCGCTCGTTAAGTTTAAATCGACAGGTGACGGCGAATGCGTCTGCAACGCCGAAATTCTTCACGACTACAAAGTGGAGTGGGTTACCGGTGCTGGCAACGGTCCCATCTCGGCCTTTGTTCAAGCTCTGCTAACTCAAGCCCTGGCGGATTATTTTACTGTTGTCTCTTACCACGAACATTCTCTGGGTGTCGGCGAGAGTGCCGAGGCCATTGCCTATGTTCAGATTGAAAATTCCAAAGGTTGGCGTTGCTGGGGAGCAGGTACGGATACCAACAGCGAAAACGCTTCGATTAGGGCGATTTTAAGTGCCTTGAATCGACTTGATCTAAAAATTCGCAAGGCTCAAGGTCTGCCGTCCTCAGAATAG
- a CDS encoding toprim domain-containing protein → MNAIDKLVEKFRNFPGIGPRQARRFAYFLLSQPPTALKELASLIAELRGNIIACQKCQRYFEKERAGNPICNICRDKNREAETLMIVARDIDLESIEKANSYHGNYFILGGNLPILEPEPEKKIRLQLLLNRVGSEPAIKEIILAMNLNPDGEHTGDFVEAELRRNFADRDIKISHLGRGLSTGAELEYADRETIKSALKNRF, encoded by the coding sequence ATGAACGCCATCGACAAATTAGTTGAAAAGTTTCGAAACTTTCCGGGAATTGGGCCCCGCCAGGCGCGTCGTTTCGCCTACTTCCTTTTAAGCCAACCGCCCACCGCCCTAAAAGAGCTCGCTTCACTAATCGCCGAACTAAGAGGCAACATTATCGCCTGTCAAAAATGTCAGCGTTATTTTGAAAAGGAGCGCGCAGGCAATCCAATCTGTAATATCTGCCGAGACAAAAATCGCGAAGCCGAAACTTTAATGATAGTCGCCCGAGATATTGATTTGGAAAGCATCGAGAAAGCCAACAGCTACCACGGCAACTATTTTATTCTTGGCGGCAACCTGCCGATTCTCGAACCGGAGCCCGAAAAGAAAATTCGTTTACAACTTTTGCTTAATCGAGTCGGATCCGAGCCGGCAATCAAGGAAATCATCTTGGCCATGAATTTAAACCCCGACGGCGAACACACCGGTGATTTTGTTGAGGCTGAATTGAGGAGAAACTTTGCCGACCGCGACATTAAAATTAGCCACCTAGGCCGTGGCCTCTCGACCGGTGCGGAACTCGAATACGCCGACCGAGAGACAATCAAGAGCGCCCTCAAAAATCGCTTCTAG
- the rplI gene encoding 50S ribosomal protein L9 — protein MKVILMKDVPKVGKKFEVKTVADGFAINSLIPQQLAEAATPKALARLATMKAESETEKKIQENLLLKDLNSIKGQTIKIEEKANEKGHLFAQVHKVEIVKILKDNLQVDFLPENVMLDKPIKEVGKFKLVIAVGDKKAEFSLEVSPKN, from the coding sequence ATGAAAGTCATCTTAATGAAGGATGTGCCGAAAGTCGGAAAGAAGTTTGAGGTCAAAACAGTTGCCGATGGTTTTGCAATTAATTCGCTCATTCCACAGCAGTTGGCAGAGGCCGCTACTCCCAAGGCACTTGCGCGTCTGGCGACAATGAAGGCCGAGAGTGAGACTGAAAAAAAGATTCAGGAGAATTTGCTTCTCAAAGACTTGAATTCAATTAAAGGTCAGACAATCAAAATTGAGGAGAAGGCCAACGAGAAAGGTCACTTGTTTGCTCAGGTTCACAAGGTGGAGATTGTAAAAATTCTCAAAGATAACTTGCAGGTCGACTTTTTGCCGGAGAATGTGATGCTGGATAAGCCAATTAAGGAAGTCGGAAAATTTAAATTGGTAATTGCGGTTGGTGATAAGAAAGCGGAGTTTAGTCTTGAAGTGTCACCGAAGAATTAA
- the cysS gene encoding cysteine--tRNA ligase, translating into MIQLYNTLTKQKENFAPIKAGEVSMYHCGPTVYNYAHLGNLRAYVFADLLRRVFEYENFKVKQVVNITDVGQLVSDADSGEDKMTKALKREGKPLTLEAMAELANFYTQAFVSDLRALNILTPDYLPKASEHINDDIEVIKKLETKGFTYKTSDGIYFAVGKLPTYGKLGGLNQENKQARISANLEKQDQRDFTLWKFDGQIGWESPWGKGFPGWHIECSAMSEKYLGQPFDIHTGGIDHIPVHHNNEIAQSEAANDKPLANFWLHSAFLTLAAGEKMAKSEDNFLTIDSLLKLRTSPLAYRYLLLTTHYRSPLNFSVPVVTASEVALGRLRNFVSGIKSAGKIEPNYQKQFNEFISDDLDLPKALALAWELVKDDKISAPDKKATLLDFDRVFGLTLDRVETFEIPTAIAELVTERQAAREKSDWSLADQLRKQIEDQGFEVLDSKSGQEIKKANR; encoded by the coding sequence ATGATTCAACTCTACAACACTCTGACCAAGCAAAAGGAAAATTTCGCCCCGATAAAAGCAGGTGAAGTTTCGATGTATCACTGCGGACCGACGGTCTACAACTATGCGCACCTGGGCAACTTACGCGCTTATGTTTTTGCCGATTTGCTGAGGCGAGTTTTCGAATATGAAAATTTCAAGGTTAAACAAGTCGTGAACATCACCGATGTCGGCCAGCTTGTAAGTGACGCCGACTCCGGCGAGGATAAGATGACTAAAGCCCTGAAACGCGAAGGCAAGCCTCTGACCTTGGAGGCTATGGCTGAATTGGCCAATTTTTACACCCAAGCCTTCGTCTCTGACCTCAGAGCTTTGAACATTCTCACTCCCGACTATCTGCCAAAAGCCAGCGAGCACATTAATGACGATATTGAGGTCATCAAAAAATTGGAGACTAAGGGCTTCACTTATAAAACCTCCGATGGAATTTATTTTGCTGTCGGCAAACTGCCAACTTACGGAAAGCTGGGTGGCTTAAATCAGGAAAATAAGCAGGCGCGAATTTCCGCCAATCTGGAAAAGCAGGACCAACGCGACTTCACCCTCTGGAAATTCGATGGCCAAATCGGGTGGGAAAGTCCTTGGGGCAAAGGCTTCCCCGGTTGGCACATCGAGTGCTCCGCCATGTCGGAAAAATATTTGGGGCAACCTTTTGACATTCACACCGGCGGCATCGACCACATTCCGGTTCACCACAATAACGAAATTGCTCAAAGCGAAGCGGCTAATGACAAACCACTCGCTAACTTTTGGTTGCACAGCGCTTTTCTCACCTTGGCTGCCGGCGAAAAGATGGCCAAGTCAGAAGATAATTTTTTAACTATCGATTCGCTCCTCAAGCTCAGGACCAGTCCCCTCGCCTACCGCTATCTGCTGCTTACCACTCACTATCGAAGTCCGCTAAATTTTTCTGTGCCGGTCGTAACAGCCTCCGAAGTTGCTCTCGGCCGTTTACGAAATTTTGTCTCCGGGATCAAATCTGCCGGAAAAATTGAACCGAATTACCAAAAACAATTCAACGAATTTATTTCTGACGATTTAGACCTGCCAAAAGCTCTGGCCCTGGCTTGGGAATTAGTTAAAGATGACAAAATTTCTGCACCGGATAAAAAGGCCACCTTGCTTGATTTTGATCGAGTTTTTGGGCTCACTTTAGATAGAGTTGAAACTTTTGAGATCCCGACAGCTATAGCGGAGCTTGTCACAGAGAGACAAGCCGCGCGGGAGAAATCCGACTGGAGTTTGGCGGATCAATTGCGCAAGCAAATCGAGGATCAAGGTTTCGAAGTTTTGGACTCCAAATCCGGCCAGGAAATTAAAAAGGCCAATCGCTAG
- the rplU gene encoding 50S ribosomal protein L21, with protein MPIKKGAKPNKTEEFAVIATGGKQYKVSVGESVRIEKLQGEHQVGGKVSFDKVLLVDNGQDTTIGTPYISGAKVEAEIEKIGRLPKVTVIHYKQKSRYYKKAGHRQDFFQVKITALK; from the coding sequence ATGCCAATCAAGAAAGGCGCAAAACCAAATAAGACTGAAGAATTTGCGGTTATTGCTACTGGCGGAAAACAGTACAAGGTTTCCGTGGGTGAATCAGTGCGAATCGAGAAACTTCAGGGCGAGCACCAGGTTGGTGGCAAAGTTTCCTTTGATAAGGTGCTTTTGGTTGATAATGGCCAAGATACCACTATCGGCACCCCTTACATTTCCGGTGCCAAAGTTGAGGCCGAAATTGAAAAGATTGGCCGATTGCCAAAGGTGACTGTCATCCACTACAAGCAAAAGAGCCGATACTACAAAAAGGCCGGACACCGACAAGATTTCTTCCAAGTTAAGATTACGGCGCTCAAGTAA
- the rpmA gene encoding 50S ribosomal protein L27, whose translation MAHKKAAGSTKNGRDSNPRFLGVKLYAGERAKIGSIIIRQKGRDTLAGKNVGVGKDHTLFALKDGTVSFGTKRQTKFNSDVVTKRVVNVN comes from the coding sequence ATGGCACATAAAAAAGCCGCCGGTTCAACTAAAAATGGTCGCGATTCAAATCCACGCTTCTTGGGCGTGAAGCTTTATGCTGGCGAAAGAGCTAAAATCGGCTCGATCATTATTCGACAAAAGGGCCGAGACACTTTGGCCGGTAAAAATGTCGGCGTCGGCAAAGATCACACCCTCTTCGCTCTTAAGGATGGCACAGTTTCTTTTGGTACCAAGCGCCAAACCAAATTTAACTCTGATGTTGTCACTAAGCGAGTAGTAAATGTAAACTAG
- the dnaB gene encoding replicative DNA helicase has translation MHENNKKSLRVPPHNLESEQALLGSVMLRPDALNEVLDLVNAESFYTERHRLIYETMIELWGKGQAIDSLTLSARLNDKGALEQVGGMSYLSELTNAVPSSVNVEHYAKIVQKKYMMRRLIHASEQIGALGYNEENELEEIMDEAEKHVYDISNNSSVHKYITMGDALDEAWERLDKLHKSGNELRGVPTGFPGLDDKLAGLQKSDLIILAARPSMGKTSLALDIARQAAITHKIPVAIFSLEMSSQQLVDRMLAAESRVDAWKLRTGKLSMEQDFGKIRDSLASLSKAPIYIDDQAGNNILKMRAIARRLKSEKGLGLIVVDYLQLMVPTNSHKTDNLVQQVTEISRSLKNLARELDVPVLALSQLSRAVEARGGKPRLSDLRDSGSIEQDADVVLFIHREREEDTSKGSKSNVAEIMIEKHRNGPTGTVQLYFDDRKSTFLSVEKSDFGDFDTAGGEGASII, from the coding sequence ATGCACGAGAATAATAAAAAATCTTTGCGAGTACCGCCACACAACCTCGAATCCGAGCAGGCGCTTTTGGGATCAGTAATGCTACGCCCGGATGCTCTAAACGAAGTTCTGGATCTCGTAAACGCCGAATCTTTTTACACCGAAAGACATCGTCTGATCTATGAGACCATGATCGAGCTCTGGGGCAAAGGCCAAGCCATCGACAGCCTAACTCTTTCCGCTCGTCTCAATGACAAGGGAGCTTTGGAGCAAGTCGGCGGTATGAGTTATCTTTCGGAACTCACCAACGCCGTCCCCTCATCCGTCAATGTCGAGCACTACGCCAAAATTGTTCAGAAAAAATATATGATGCGCCGGCTTATTCACGCCTCCGAGCAAATCGGCGCTTTAGGCTACAACGAGGAAAATGAGCTCGAAGAGATTATGGACGAAGCGGAAAAACATGTCTATGACATTTCCAACAACTCAAGCGTCCACAAATATATCACCATGGGGGATGCTCTCGATGAAGCTTGGGAGCGCCTCGACAAGCTTCATAAGTCCGGCAACGAACTGCGTGGCGTGCCAACCGGTTTTCCGGGTCTAGATGACAAATTAGCTGGCCTCCAAAAATCCGACCTGATTATTTTGGCCGCTCGACCGTCGATGGGTAAAACTTCGCTCGCTCTTGATATTGCCCGCCAGGCCGCCATCACCCACAAAATTCCTGTGGCCATCTTTTCTTTGGAAATGAGCTCTCAGCAACTGGTCGACCGTATGCTCGCCGCCGAGTCCCGAGTCGACGCTTGGAAACTTCGCACCGGTAAGCTCTCCATGGAGCAAGACTTCGGCAAGATTCGAGATTCGCTCGCCAGCCTTTCCAAGGCCCCGATTTACATCGATGACCAGGCCGGCAACAACATTTTGAAAATGCGCGCCATTGCGAGAAGACTTAAAAGCGAAAAGGGTCTCGGTCTCATTGTGGTCGACTACTTACAACTCATGGTCCCGACCAACTCCCACAAGACCGACAACTTGGTCCAGCAAGTCACGGAAATCTCCCGTTCCCTTAAAAATTTGGCCCGCGAACTTGATGTGCCGGTCCTAGCGCTTTCCCAGTTATCCCGTGCCGTCGAAGCTCGTGGCGGTAAACCTCGCCTCTCCGACCTCCGCGATTCCGGCTCCATCGAGCAGGACGCCGATGTGGTTCTCTTCATTCATCGTGAACGCGAGGAAGACACTAGTAAGGGTAGCAAATCAAATGTGGCAGAAATTATGATCGAAAAACACCGCAACGGGCCAACCGGCACAGTTCAACTTTACTTTGATGACCGCAAGTCCACCTTCCTAAGCGTCGAAAAATCTGACTTCGGCGATTTTGACACTGCCGGCGGAGAGGGTGCCTCAATTATATGA